The DNA window GTAACAGTACGATCAGTACGCGCGCTGAGTTGCGCGActtcgccgcgtctgcgcacactcctcataatgaagagtccctctgtgactcgaaactcgAAACAAGTATCTATAAAGCTTTCCTCCATTAAtttagtaaaccgtgatttttagttaataaatagtTTAGCATTTATTGGCCCTAGTCATCaaaatttaactttatattgattttgtcgtcaaaattatactttttattgacTTTCAAACACAATAAAAGAAATTCGCGCATGAATTTCCTGGTACTTAACCAAGGTCTCTACTATTGAACGATCAATTACAGACAGCTACATActgtgacaaaaaaaaaaaacaaaaacagatagGAAGACTCTAAGATATgtctatctctctctctttcaGTTACAATGTTGCGGTGTGGAGGGTCCTCGAGATTGGGACCGTAACGCGTACTTCAACTGCTCGAGCGGCGCCGTGGGTTCGCGCGAGGCTTGTGGAGTCCCTTTCAGTTGCTGCAGGAACAAACCACAGGACATCATCAGGAACAAACAGTGCGGATACGATGTTAGGAAACCTACCTATGTGAGTACTAGtttgttattgtgttttaagtttttgtaatgaaaatcaTGTATTAGTGTTCTTTTAAAGAATGAGGTATTTATCTAAGTCAATTATGATGTGGAATTGGTTTCATGTAAGGAAATCAGTCGAccttaaatattgttttcattaGATTGATAACTAAGATGTCTTGATTTGTTTATCGTTAACACGATGAACAAAGATACATAAacgtgttttttaaattataaatcaagTTCATAGCTCATGGAATTTCTGCAAGAGTCAGCcggttaggtaataaaaaaatattagacatattttttttattttttcataaaagaaaacaatacttagaaaaataaattaaaagttgaaatgaattaaagtttaaaagtgGGAGCTAGCTACGTCattaataagtataaaacatACTTACAAGTTACATCATGTgatataacacataaatatatcgTCGATGTATTTGTAAGtttccttaagaaaataaaaaaatacgtgtctaatgtttaaaaataagacggacattaaaggAAAATTAAGTCTACTactctattataatattgggagaaaagtataataaattaacaagcGACTATGACTAGCAACTGAGTGAGCGAGTGATACACGAGCGCGGCTGCCTGGCGGCGGGCGAGGACTGGCTGCAGAGGCACTTCGCGCACGTCGCCGCCATGCTGCTCGGACCCTTAGCGCTAAAGGTCCATTAATAACAAGCAACACTTGCATTCTATCTGTTTTATACGTATTTTGGGTATTTTTTGCAAGAAAAATGTCAATAACAACCTAGTAATTGGTATTTCTTGACATTTTTCTTCCAAAGTTGTATGCAAGTTGGGTAGTCTTGCGcactattgtattattattttgtgattcgtgtattgttattgttactaGCACATTCCTTGCATCCAGATATATTATGCACACAATGTATcaattaaacattgttttttttttgtattatttaaaatttcattcaCTAGCACAGAATATAAATGTATCAGAGACACGCGtttctcattcattcattcattcactcacaCAAACGTCACACTGACAGATGCTAGGGGATGTGCagtacattcattcattcatagcATGTAGTGGCCTCCCGTTGATGTTTTTCGTTTCTTTTTGTTCTAGAATTATGATAGAACAAAGATAATATATGACAAGGGCTGTTTAGAGGCAGCCGAGGAGTGGTTCGACCACAACCTGTTGATAGTAGCCACGTCCGCTGTTTGTACTGCTTTTGCACAAGTAAGTTTATgtttgtagatgcaccttctaGTTATATGTGTAGTATGTAATGCGCTTTGTTCTTAGCTTTgagagtgttttttttttgtaaatgtgtgTAAAGGTATTTTGTGATTGTAGTGTTAAAATGCTTTAGATGCTGTAATACATTCATTATTTTTGCTGTGGACAAGGATATGCTCAGAAAATAAGTTTAGAGTCAAAAAGGATGTATTAATACAACAAGATCGCATATTTAGACTGcgcggttagcgcggtggctgcaCAATCGGCTGCCGCGCCATGTGtagccggttcgattcccgcacggagcaactctttgtgtgatccacaaattgttgtgccGGGTCTaagtatcatgtgtatgtgaaattgtgtgtaaGTACGTAACCGCAATCGAGACACAGGAAAACTTCgttgtgttaaaaaaaaataactaagcttcttaataataatgtgtaactAACGTAAGTATTTTTCACTAGATCCTGGGCATCTGCTTCGCGCAGAACCTCCGAGCGGACATATTCGCTCAGAAGGCGAAGTGGCACTGACAATCAGCCTCTCCTGCCGCCGTGTGACGCGCCCGTGTCCCCTCGCACTCACCACCGCACTACTACACTACTCCCCTATTGTGCTGAATCAACACTAACTTTTCTACTCTTCCCAagataagtaaattataattcgATTTTTTATCTGTGAATTTTTCCAAACGTTCAATGTTGCCATTGTTAAAACGTATTTTTGATATGGCAACACTGTTATGATCTTGACATTGTGTAAAccaccatttttttattgtcttcaCTCCTATAAGATGAATTCGCACAAATTGCCCCATTGTATTTTCGTATTTCGTACACAATTATACAATTTCATAACACCCTTTTCTTATGACAAAAGTGTAACTATTGGACACAGTATAAATACTAATACTTCAGCACATCTATTCTAAAGTACATGCATTTATTTGCATATTAGATTAATGTTTGTCGTGCAGATTATTTATATACACCATAAGTGCTCATCTTACTGTCCCTAGGCTCTTTCAAAACTATCTTAACACAGAGAAGTGAGTAAATGGAGAACTCATATGATATGTAATCAGTTAAGCTTCTTAGACTCTTCCTAATATTACTAGTTTGCACATTCAATGCATTAATCTCAATAAAGTACATTTCTTGTAAGTTATTAGAAGTCTAACACCATGGCTATTGATCATTCTTCGCTTTGATGTCTTCTTATTGAGATGCGGCCAAAAGACTGACTTAGAAATCCTTGTGATCTCTCTTAGCGTGAGTACTCCATTTACTATTTCCTCTGTGTCTCCCTCTGGCACTCTATCTCTCTTCCATCATTCTTGGATACTCTTCAATCTCTCTCTctgtaaataacattataataatgttggtaCTTGTTGATAGAATTATCCAATACATATATCCTTGTAAAGTGGAGTTAGCTTTGGAGTATGGCAGCTACGtagattaaatattaaagtaagaatattatttattgcgtCTTTAGCAGCTCCGTTCCATGAGCCGTATAACGTAACCtaataaggttcaattttgaAATGCTACtagttaaataacaattaaacaaGTAGTGTATGGAAATGATATTGATTTACTTCGAATTATATCATAGTTTATTATGTCAATctcttataatataatgtaagcTTTGACATAATTTCACCGTTCTATTTACTTAACTTTGACTAGTGCGTATGTCAGTTGGCTATTAGCACGGTTCTGCTTAAAGTCATTTAAATCGATAAAAGACAAGTTTCTAGTTGTTCCTAGTAATAAAATGTCCAACAGCTAACTCCACTATGAAGCGATGTGTTCAAATTGGCCAATTAGCCTTAACGGGAGCTGTGAGATGAATTTAGTATTGGAATATATAAGTATTAAGAAGGTTAACAAGTTTATTCAAGATACTGAAAgctatttaattgttatattcCTTGCAGATATTAAATGTTGTTACATTGATGTGACCAGAGACCATGCCATCCAAATGTAGCGCTTATGTTGTTTAAAATGCAAGAATAATTGTCAGGTTAAATCCGTGGTCACTAAGGTTCAATTTTGAAATGTGGTGCTGCATCAAATATTCCTGTAGTGTAGTGCAGGTTGTTATAGAGTGTGCAAGTTGTAGGATGTCGGGTTGTGTTTGCAGCAGGAGAATAATGGCTGACAATATTATTAGGACGGGGTCATATACAGGCGGCGGCTAAACGGTatagaagtattttattatacttccATTCTGACTGTATACTACATGTAATTATAGTTCTTTTTTAATCATTGTTAAGTGCTATAATCGTTTaagtttaaatctttaattttagtACCCTCGCTTTACGCCCGCCCGCCCGCCAAACAAGACCCTGCCTAATTCGTATTTGtattaagataatatattttattataaactcaaATTAGTGATAAGAAATACTcatttagaaaacaaaaatattattattatacattaaaaaaaaatgatttacttaatcatgattccaaaagtattgcatgtttaaaaatatataaatcgcTTTGGTATTGTTATGAATCTCTTTTGAGGTTTTATGCACAAATTATAATTAGGCATTATGTATTACAAAAGTCTATGTTTAATATTCTTGTTTTTGGTAGGTTAGGTATTACCGCTGGTTCGATAGATGTTTAAACGAATGTGTTCCTTATAACGCTGGCTTTAGAACTTATAATGTATAATCTCAAACTGAATCatcattgttttttaaatagttatgtgAAAGTGTTATGTGCCTatattacatagaaatatatctcgaaatattgtttgataatgtataatgtatttattagcCGTAATTGTCACTGCCTTATTGACTgcaaaaagtattcattattatttttgtttctatacCTAATGGTTTTTGGGTGCATTTTACTAACCGCTTTAAAGTATTTAACTTCATAGTGTAAGGTTTAGTTTGTGAATCTGTAATCGATTACTTTAATGATCTTTTTATTAGTTAAGTTATTCTATATGATCTTAGTGCCGAACTTTATATACTTTATGTACTAAGTTGCCACAGTTTAGTGAACTAGTccttgaaaaaatgttttatactctACCTTTTtgcaaaaacaatttaataaaagtatttcttttttataaacccCAGTTGTAATGagattgtattattatttttgaaaatgtattttttttttattttattgactttataAAGTATTAAAGAGTCTGGTATCGATTTACGATGCCAGTTCTGAAGGTCCTCGTATTTATAACGTAGATGtagtatttatgtaattttcaaATGACTTAAAATCGATATTTTGTATGgaattataagtataatatgtacaaacaagagatttttattttagctaaCATATCCccaataaatataaactaagtatttttttaagcacAAAAAAAATGAAGAGATAATTTTGAGCTTtggcacctagcttcactaacagacacactgacggacaattcaatttgaagtttcaaaagtgcctaaatttaagattaattgacataaatgctttgattttgactttgtgtACCTAATGTCAAAGCCTTGCAGGCAAATAGCTAGTGAATTCAGACTTCTATAGCAGAATGATCTTACATGGCAATAGCTACATATCTATGCTCACCACCTACTTTTTAACATGACCATTAAATCAAAGCGACAGCACACGTAGACACGTACGTATCCAGCAACCCCACGTCCCACAGGTCCACAACTGGCCAATAAAACAAGATTTACAATCACATTAATGTCCGTACATTACGTCATTACATTAGGTACCCCTAGTTGCAATACACAACAGAGTTAGTTGTTCGACACGCGGCCCACGTCTCCGGGGCGTAAACTTTAATAAGTTGGACAGATATGGTGCATTAGTTTCGGTTAGGTCCGGGTAAATGGACTCAGACAAACTGGATTGTGACTTAGACGGACCGGACCTGATTGTTGGGACGAGGTCCACATGTATTGAAACTATAAAGAAAGGGACTCGAGCTCATGAGGTCAACTGGCGAGTTAAACGGCCATATATTGGTGAAGTTACAGCTGCGAGTAGTATGGAGACGAAAGTTGTTCTCTATCTATTGTGTCGTCTGCTTGTTTAAGGGTCTAGCTGAGTATTCCAAGGAGTTTTTTGTCACTGATGAGTGCCATATCTACATTATTGCTAGTAGTAAAGCAAGATTATCGTAGTAGGGACTTAAATAATAACTACTTGAAGTAGGTATTTGATGCCAACTTGGTCTAGGGATAGGATCTATTCAAATGTCTATAGGAAAATtgctatctatctatctagcTCTATTTTCAAAAGGATTCGTCTCTTTGTCTTATAGGTAAAGGCTGTCTTTTACAGACATTGTCTAGAGCATTTTACAGACATTGTCCGATATACAGGTACCTAGATAGGCAGGTACATTAGCTAAACCTAGATAGATGCTTCATGCGAAGTGGATAGGTTACTTGCGgttcattaaaattgttttgtccAGTGTTAAGTGGGGCTAagcttaattatattattctgtGTACAGCCTAATGATCGTTTTTGTCAACACAAACCGTCGTTGGCTTAAcgaaaaaaaccgcatcaattTACACTCAAGTCTTTCGTTCCATCCAATTAGGGGGACGTCAGCGAAATTCTAATAGGATcagttcaatttattttttataagatttaatATAAGTAATCCATCTTATGCTCGTTTCGACGGGACGTTCACTGTCGATTTGGAAATTTCGAAATGACGATTTAATCTTTTTTGGAGCTTCGTTCATTATCTTATATTGTTTGGAAAATTCTTTAAGGCTGGGTTCATAGCTAACGTATCCTAAGATAGATAGAAAGGTACCTACGCTCTATCTATCTGGCTTCTTTTAGATAAGagcctaataaaattatataatattagctACCACCATACACATGTCGCTCGTTTAATACACGATGAAAGGCTTTCCTTGATTGAATGTTTCATTCGAGGAAATTGGACCTGcgattatttataaatgcttGACCCGAGACACAACAGTATAAAGAGAAATTAGGTTCTgaattataatacctacctgGGTACCTAATACATACTTTGATGATGAATAGGTAGGTACCCATCTAGGTAGCTACCGTACCGTAGATACCGTACCGTACCGGTAGATTATGTATTACTTATAGAAATCTGCAGAAAGTTCCACAGATGGTAACCTACATCTTGCAATAAATAAGATATTTCACTCAGCCGAAATTCGATTACGCGCGTGTCGTATCGGTATCGCGTGACGGTGTGACGTCGCGTCGCCGTGTCGCTGTCACAACGGATCCGTTGGCGTCACGTCGCGCGTCATTTGTCACCACACGCGCGATGCCCGATGCGAGATTACGTACGTGTCGATAAATGGAACGCGAAACGAGCCATTTTTAAACTTGCAAATGGGAAAACAGaatgctttattttatacttgttACAACTAGACAGTTCAGTTGATTGCAGTTTGTGTGACGTACAAATTGACGTttaaggtgcgttggggtaagatcggtggaggggtaagaacgtacagatcaaatatctcacttatttggctatattttttaatgctgatcacattgcgtggcacgtcattaagtcccgccccaccccgcggtgaccaccactcgctccggtcaacacagacgtgtacccgcgccgttttagaaaaaaagcaaattttataaaatatttgtttatccggtctttcacctacatttttatttgcatattttagctaaagtatagcttattttgacatggttttgcctaaatactaagttttgagcaatgataatatgataaaactaatccagATTTGTCTACTACCTCTGTAGGCTGAAATCCGGTGTTACCCATGTCGGGTAAAGATAGGACAAAAATATCCCTATTCGGAAATGGGCagtgattgtcaaacttttgttacacatgattttaatttaattttaaataattacttaagggtgattttccaatCTTCAGTTGCCACGTAAATACTCCCGAACCTCTTCGGGGGCCACTTCTTATACAAAAGAAGCGCTGGAATTAGCCatgcagcaaataaataataaagaactcacgtatgcagccacttcaaaaatgcttgtggataaatctaaactttgagaaactcaatttctttgaaatttggtatgcggggtaagatcggacaaattaaacgaaaaaaaaagaatcatttggaacatctatatttgttgtattaggtaaatttttgtgaTGTCATGTTAAAGTACAGGAAAGATCGGCTACGTTCCTTTCATACACCTTGTGCTCCTAtcactagaaattattttaaattgttgtccgAACTTACCCCACGACGGCCAAATCGTcatcacatcaaaaaaaaaattgtcctgattttataggcttgcaaagcaaaaagtattgagtatttataaataaattaaattttaaattacactgtgtttaatcattattcgtttccactatttttcattaatctactgtgtaccaaaattgagataataaagtttttgcaacatccttgcaactattcgaaaatccgtccgatgttaccccaacgcaccctaTTTAACGTTGTTAATCGATTTGTCAAGAGGATTTTACATATATAAAAGCTCCGTGATATGTACGCTTACGCTTTGGGTAGATGGTATTTGAACATTAAGTATATTGCATACCTACACTAAAAGATCGCTAAGGCACTATCATAAAAAACACTATATTTCAGCGGCCCTGTAATGGCTGTTATGCTctgtaagtaggtatgtatgaaAGCATAATATGTTATTGAAGCACATAATTGAATACacaaagtacctacctaggtagATAATCTTTTAAACATCGTTGTATCATAACCTCCCTTGCTATGATTTCTTTTCTCATCATTTTTAAGGAGATGGGGTCTACGGTGTACCTACCTCTACTTATTTTGGGATAATACGCTTGTTGTTGTTATCGTGTAAATGATTCGCAAATTATCActtcacaaaaataacaaaaacgttTTCCAGAACCACTAAAAAACGATTAGCAACAATTCGTCATCAAAACTGAAAAGCGGTGGCAAAAGAGGATGAATCTAATCGATCATCTATTAATAAGGAGTTAGAATGAAAGTTGGTGACTGGTGTAGCTACAAATGATGATTCGACCTCGTCAAAGGGTACAATGGCGGCGAAGGGCGGCGGGGACGACATAAATCATTGTTGTTCAGCACTGAGTGACGTCACGACTAACGACCTATTACGCTGACAGTATCTGGgtacaaattaatttgtttgtctgTAAACGCTAGTCAGGTTCCCGTGTACCCCCGTCACGGACAATTTTGATGGGATTACGAATTAACGAATGTTAAGGTCGTAAATTCATTAGTGATTATTATCTCAGATTAGCTGGTTTTGATCgtaaacctttattattaaTCGAGGGTTTTATGatcaatgaataataattgcctcatctgaataaataaatcaggtAAACTGTTTCATTCGTTTATCGTCTAAATACATAACTAAGCACCTGAGTATCTGCCTCAGAATCTACATACTTAATGATAAATTCGTTTAGCTATCATCGTCGTACAATTTCTCAGACGTGTATCTACTTGGTAACTATCCACCGCTTACGAGTCTTGCCGCCGTGGTCATTACAGTACCGGCCCACAATTTCATACCAAATAGTCGTATAGCATGTctacaaagaaaattcaatatAAGGTAAACTTCTGTAATCGCGCACGCGGGAGCGTTTAAAATATACAGCGA is part of the Spodoptera frugiperda isolate SF20-4 chromosome 30, AGI-APGP_CSIRO_Sfru_2.0, whole genome shotgun sequence genome and encodes:
- the LOC118269719 gene encoding tetraspanin-5 isoform X3, which gives rise to MPGIRKYRRDTSEVSCCLKYVIFGVNVLFWFLGLIVLAVGVWAWTEKDTFNNLSRLTNIALDPAFILICVGAITFIIGFTGCVGALRENTCLLACYAVFLALLLLAEMTTGILFFVFKDWIKQQATTGFQSFITHYREDPDQQNLIDWIQEDWLQCCGVEGPRDWDRNAYFNCSSGAVGSREACGVPFSCCRNKPQDIIRNKQCGYDVRKPTYQLSERVIHERGCLAAGEDWLQRHFAHVAAMLLGPLALKNYDRTKIIYDKGCLEAAEEWFDHNLLIVATSAVCTAFAQILGICFAQNLRADIFAQKAKWH